TTCCATAACCTCTCCTGCCGTATAATTCTCTGTCAGTAAGATCTTTCTGTCGTTTCGAAGCTCAAGTTAAAGACTCTATCCGCGACTGGAAGATATTTTTGTATGCTTCTTCCACAAATTCTTGAAACACCTAGGCTAAAAAGACATAGAAAATTTATCCACAGATTTAGTTATTGGTATGTTCGTTTATCTTACACAGACGGCTCTATCAAGGCAAGGGGAAATCATGAACCTTTTACTCTGCCTTGCTGCCATGCTTGGTGCCGCAATCAATGTAGAGGCTTTCCAAAATTCGCCCAAAGGTCTTCACTTTGTAGGTGTTGGTTACAATCTTCTGGAAGGAAACCCCGAGGGGGGCGATGTATCAAACGGTGGTGTTGACCCAGGACTTCTGTTCACCAGAAAAGTCTTCAAGCTGAcatgggaagaaaaaaaagtctctCTAGACAAGAAGTATGTTGTACCAGATCAGGTCAGCTTTGCCCCACGTCAGTCTTGcgtcaaaacaaataaaaaggaagtTTTTTCAGGTTCCAAAAGCTACCAGGAGAAACTTAGTGTGGATGTACAATCCAGCGGTAAGGCCAAGAAAACACTATTCTATAaacctgaattttctcttacttctttaaccctttaactcccaggatcttctcagtaattctccctactgtctgccatatagttcttgtgatgttggtttggaggaatttggtatcggatcaactaataatcccttaattaaGGGActttctttaatctcatcatttttcttcttgatattgtgttgatattgtaagaagaaattctgtcttggtcactcatgggagttaaagggtcgaGCAAGTCGTTTTGTGTTCTACTTCTACATCCTAAACGCAGACATCGTGAGTTAAATTAAAGATACGTTTTTATTCTGCAGGTGGATACAATGCAATATTGTGGAACGTTGCCTTTTCTCTAAGTTCAAgtaagtaaaataattcaattcgtgctaaaaaattcttgaaaatgtgTTTCATAAGCAGGCTAGTCAGCTCTTCGATAATAATTCAAGGCAAGAGGGCGAGTCCCTCGAAACAACTAAAGAAGGAACCTCTGTGGGTCAGTTTTGATTGATTAGCACCCCTTTTCAGGGATATTTGATTACAGAAACGTCAGGTGTTACACTTATGTTATCTGGAAGAAAACCATACATTAAAAAGTTGTATTGGGTAACAAAGTATTCCCCCAGGTGGCAAGCAGTTTTACAAATTTGTCTCTTACGAAAGGGGGCCAATCAGAGAGCTGTGTTGTTAGATGAAattgtgttttctttcttctcccGGTTTTATTCCTTATTAGGATATGAGCAGGTGAAGAAAGAAACATCAAAATACCACAATGTGTTTTATGAAGAGAAGCATGTGTGCAATCGTGGCCGAGCTCGATACCAAATGGACTTGGCTCGAGTCAAGAAGTATTCTGTGTCAGAGGACTTTGCAGCAGCTGTTTGTATTTTACCAGAAGAATACAATCAGCAGGCCTACTTCAAATTCATCGAAAACTGGGGAACAGTGAGTATCAAAAAAAGCTTGTCTTCACAAAAAGACATCATTGAGGAACCAGCTTTGAAATAAGGCAACTTCTGTTTTTGAACGGCTTCTTATACTTTTACAAAGTTGcagtaataaatttttaaaacaaagctttttGAATAGGTGACTACAGGTACTTATGCTTTGTAAATGAGAGCACATATTTAGATAAAAGCCTTTCATTAGCGAACACTAAGCTGATTTTTAACAACCATAAATTAATCAACTTCATCCAAGGTTTCTAAGCCAGGTCCAATCCAATTAATCTTAAAAGGAGGGCTCGATCACAACCACTCATAGAAGAAGACTAGAAGGGAGTTGAATTACAGTTTTACAGTTTTCTAGAAAGACAATCACTGACAGATTTCtgattgtttttgctttttcttcagCACATTGTGGTAGAAGTTGATCTTGGTGAGAGGAAGACTGATCGATCCAAATCCACAAACTCTGAGTTCACCAAATACGCTATGAATAACGTAAGAATAAAGCCATATAACCATAATGGCTAGCGCATGCGCAGCGCAGTGACGATTATAGcgcgaaaacaaaaaaatttaattgggATGacaagaaattgttttttcggTTGATTCCAGGTGATCTGCACAACATGTTTAAAACCATTTGCATTAACATGGTTAATTTTGAGGCAGTTTTCAAATAAGtttcaaagagaaaagaagttttctttgcctttgcTCCACTGAGCCCTTTGATGAATCTGCATAACTTACACCACATTCTGAAATAATCAGTTCTCaataagaaaatagaaaaacactCGAGAAGTAGTCGCCCTCGCTCTGCCATGCAAGTGGTCGGTTACCCATGTAACTCAAGGTTATCAGGATTATTGGTTCCATTTTATAATTATCTTCCTTTTCatagtaattataataactTTAGTTTTCACTCCAAGGCAGTCAATCTAAAGGCGTTCTTTTGGCGATTGTTTCATTACTTTGGTTACCTTCTTTCGGGAACTTTCAGTAAATCTGTAgtggttttactttttttttttcagatggaAAACTCAGTTTCCGTGTCAGGAGGTTATATGGGTTCCAAGGCCTCCCTGAAAgttgacatgaaaaaatttaaagaatccATGTCGGATAAAACCGAATTCGGAGAACACAAGGTGTCGTTCACATCCGGAGGAATTGATATGCCTGAGCCTATTGGAATAAGGATTGTACCAATATACGAAGCCTTTGATGTCAGTTTCTATGCAAAGCTTGATCACCAGAACTCTGCACGATGCGTCCATTCCAGCGAGCTTGTCGGAACTCGAAGGGAACACGTCAAGAAGGCATTAGAAGAGTATCCGAAACTCAAGAAAGCTGAGGTGCCTACAGGTAAGAAATTAAGGTGAAAGGTGAGGTCAAGGGAAAATGTGAGTGACATTTTGGTATTCATTTATCTTTCCCTTAGGTTTCAACCATTTCATTCAAGGACATCAAACGGCATTTGCATGTTAATACTCTTAGCTACTTTCTCACCAAAAAGTTTGAGAATCCAATCactgttttgaaattaaaaatctcCTGATGTTACTCTTTAGCCCTGTACCTCAAAGACAACTTAACCTTCTCATGCGCGATTTACAGATCCTGAAGTACGAATTCCTCTCACTTGGCCAGTTGGAACGTATGGCCTTCCCATGCCAAAGGCAGGTTGTCCTAAGAATACAAAGTTTGCTTGGCACGTTGGAACCCGCTACCAAGATACTGAGGATGCTTTTGGAAAGAACCGCTGGTCAAGTCCGTATGACTTGGCAGGGTCATTAGCCAAAAGCAACATGGAGCAGAAGTTTTGCATGAAGACAGAGGAAGGAGACAAGAAAAATGGTCTGCAGTGGCCAAGAGGTCAATACTGTATTCTGAAGAAGGGAGAATGTGCCGAAGGTAAGCACTGTTAACAAATTTGTCAAAGATAAAATAGGATAAGATTAATTATATTTCCCTGAACACTTATTGCTGTAAACGCCTGAGAAACGTTCCCCCCATCTCATTGATTTATGGAGCCTTCACCTGCAGATAGGGGGGAACATATAGGAGAGAGGGACTCACTGATGTGAGCCAAAATGCAGGTCGTTACTTTTCTTCAGGCTGTTGCTCCGCCCCGTTCGGAAATGATGAATTTCTTAGCATTATTACAATCAAAGACGGGGTCTTCTCTTAATCACTCATTACTCAGGTTTCCAGCAAGGACACATCAGATGGGATGACGAGAACAGTAACAATAAAAACAGACACTCTGGAGCGCTTCCAGACGGCGTGTATGACAGGAACACTCACATTCAGTACTGCTGCCGCACGGATGGTCACGCCACCAATGCCATAATTCTTCCCACAGACTCCCCATTCGTGCTGTTGAAGTCCAACACTCATCAGTGTCAGCATGTCCGAGGAATGCGAGTCCGAAGTGAATACTTCCAATGGGATTGTGAAGATTGGTTTCCGAAAAACTATGGCGGTGGATCCAGACCTTATGGTTATGTTGGAAGGAATATCAAACTTGAATACTGCTACTACTATCATTGACCAAAGTTATGGTCATCgccaaatttaatttcatgactctatcagaaaatttttgaaactaTACGAAACCTGTTACATTTAGTGGATCATCCCGTTCTGGACTGAAGCCTGTCGGGGATTTTCAAAGTTAATAAAGTTCTTGCATTTCAGCGAAATATTTGTGGCATTTCTCTGTACCTTGGCCCAACATAGGTTTACCCTTACAAATATTACTAACTAACTGTGCTTGTAGAGCCCCAAAACATCATGTAATTAAGAATCATTCCTTGACAATCACTGTGGCCAACCATTTTTCTGTTAGTTCCCTTATCACAACATTGTTAAGTCTTTTTTATATAGGGTCCCATAAGTTGCTTGTTGACATACTATATTAGGTAAACAATAACGTCGGCTAAATCCAGTGATGATTACTTCGAGGTCAATTCAGAGTTGATAGAGCACGTTTACAAGTTTTTGCAAAGATCTTAAAGGacgatgttttcttcaaaacaaaataaatgcacGCAATAAAtagctgaaataaaaaattgcagtAGATCCTCAAAATAGCAATTTATCATCAGTAAAATTAATTCTCGGAGCGAGAAAAGCGATGACCAAGTGCTAATGAAATTTCATGAACAGTTCACTCTAACGAAGGGATTATGCTCGAACCTCAGCCTTAAATACTCCCTATGTCGGTCAATTcacattataaactcagttgttaaacTAAATtataccccctcccccctccccccttccacacacacacacagacGTAGCACCGCattatcttaaaaaatttaCCCCTTTATCAcgtttcaatttctttttagtGCTCAATAGTCAACAAATCTAACATCGCTCTTCTCAAAAGGCGGTTGCGCCAGATGTGAATCATGGGATTAATCAAGGAATTCAGAAGAGTTGTGGTCATTGACCAGGGAAACACGACGTTGCCATAGATACCGGCCGGTCTAATGACAATCAGAGTAGCTGTTGGAATGAACAACAGCATGAATGTGATTGAAATGAACGTTGTGTCAATCAACACTTTTCTGTCCCTTTCAGTGAGTCCTTCGACTTTGAGGGAATTTCTATCGCGTACTAAAGTGTGATTGAATCGGTAGACGATCAGAAAGGCTTTTACCTTTAAAAACACGAGCGAAGTTAGAAGCACTGTGGCTATGAAAattctcaagaaattttcaaaacgtCTTGGAatgattttatcaaaaacaatGACAATGAGGCTCCAGATTGCCCAGCATGTACAAGCAAACGTGATGGCCACTaagaaaggaagataaaaaagaaaacaaatgttagAAGAATATTGCTGAATCTTCTGTGTGATATCCTCAGTGAGGTGGAAGAATTGAAACTAAATCCTATGTGTACATCTGACTTGGGTTATTTACATTAGACACCAGTTATTATCAAGACCCTGCCAGACCCAAGGACAGC
The sequence above is a segment of the Pocillopora verrucosa isolate sample1 chromosome 5, ASM3666991v2, whole genome shotgun sequence genome. Coding sequences within it:
- the LOC131790930 gene encoding uncharacterized protein — its product is MNLLLCLAAMLGAAINVEAFQNSPKGLHFVGVGYNLLEGNPEGGDVSNGGVDPGLLFTRKVFKLTWEEKKVSLDKKYVVPDQVSFAPRQSCVKTNKKEVFSGSKSYQEKLSVDVQSSGGYNAILWNVAFSLSSRYEQVKKETSKYHNVFYEEKHVCNRGRARYQMDLARVKKYSVSEDFAAAVCILPEEYNQQAYFKFIENWGTHIVVEVDLGERKTDRSKSTNSEFTKYAMNNMENSVSVSGGYMGSKASLKVDMKKFKESMSDKTEFGEHKVSFTSGGIDMPEPIGIRIVPIYEAFDVSFYAKLDHQNSARCVHSSELVGTRREHVKKALEEYPKLKKAEVPTDPEVRIPLTWPVGTYGLPMPKAGCPKNTKFAWHVGTRYQDTEDAFGKNRWSSPYDLAGSLAKSNMEQKFCMKTEEGDKKNGLQWPRGQYCILKKGECAEGFQQGHIRWDDENSNNKNRHSGALPDGVYDRNTHIQYCCRTDGHATNAIILPTDSPFVLLKSNTHQCQHVRGMRVRSEYFQWDCEDWFPKNYGGGSRPYGYVGRNIKLEYCYYYH
- the LOC136281133 gene encoding cannabinoid receptor 1-like; this translates as MDGEIDCKLTSFILWEESSRHYSNDVIICTVNTISAVFALFCNLAIIVTIKKKNLIQTPRDILIGSLTLLDCIVPLVAKPLFIALRMSLHDDHVTCSRLQQLTKATELAVMFGCGCSLTHIVLIAGDRYLALRKPIKYRRPRTKKVAITFACTCWAIWSLIVIVFDKIIPRRFENFLRIFIATVLLTSLVFLKVKAFLIVYRFNHTLVRDRNSLKVEGLTERDRKVLIDTTFISITFMLLFIPTATLIVIRPAGIYGNVVFPWSMTTTLLNSLINPMIHIWRNRLLRRAMLDLLTIEH